The Eriocheir sinensis breed Jianghai 21 unplaced genomic scaffold, ASM2467909v1 Scaffold1317, whole genome shotgun sequence region TGAACAATATTATTCCTTGGAAATCATTTACATGGCCCATACTTATTAAAATTATTAAGTTTTACAGAGGTGCATTCTGTAACAGTTATTATTTGGTGCTATTGGTCTatctaaaatattaaaaaattaaCCCTGCCAAACTTGTTTTACAACCCAAAAGAATTATAATTACTGTATACAATTTAGCTTATGAATTTTAACCTGATGTTTTAGACCTGGATGATTTTTCTTGGAAATAATTATGCCAGCATTGGTGATATTAATTATTAAAAAAATGTCTTTACCttgaaattaataaataaataaataaataaataaataaatatatatatatatatatatatatatatatatatatatatatatatatatatatatatatatatatatatatatgggtatgGGTATGCATGGGTGGGTGAATGGGCATGAAGCACTAGTGAAATCTTGCAGAAATCTTGTTCCTGGTTGGTCAACCCTAAAAATTTTGTGAAAAAAAGAGCTCTTTTATATTTGTTGAACTGTTCAATCATTAATTTGGTTAAAAGGTGATAACTGATAACAATAAATCCTGCACCTAACTCCTGATAAGGGCATTAGGACGATTTCATGAAAATATTACTGATAGTTTACAAAAAAGTACCAGAAATGCTACTCAGTACTATTTTTGCAGCCAAAAATACTTTATTATCATTGAAGGTCATTAATTCCTGAAAAGAAAGGTTTATTATACAAACAGCACAATGGCAGTGATGGTAAAAAGTTCAATAACTTAACATTTGTGGTCGGGGGCTCCCTAAAATTCGCGAGTATATTGATAAGAGCAGGAAGGGAATTGATAAGTGACTTTCAGGAAGTGGAGTGTGTCCCCCATGTCCGAGTGAAGGCCTGGCAGGGCAGCAGACAATGACAGGCCCCTGCACACCCCTCCCCTGCCGCCCTGCACCCTGCCACACGCACGCCCGCACGCCCTCACACGCCCAGGCGCCCCCACGACCCGACAGGACCCCATAGACACACGGAATGACTTTGCCAAAAACAGGAAATGGTAATCGCGAGGCTCGTTTTCTGTCGCGAGAACAAAGCTATGGACGAGGCCTCGGGGACGGCGATCAGGGCCACGTACCTCCGTATCCAGGGCGGCCTCCTGTGCGGGGAACTCGTCCACCTCCATGGCCACGCCCGTGCTCGCCGCCCTACTTAAGGGAAACTTTGCACATAATAATGAACAGGACGACCAACGTGTCTATGTTTACAAACACCCAGTCGCTCAAGGATTCCCGTGACGTCATAGCTGTATCGTGGCGAGGAGAGGGATCTGATTGGCGGGTATTAACGGTGACGTCACTTCCTGCTGGGGCGGCCAATGGCGTGTCCGGGACTTGGCTCTATAGTGAACCCCGTCTTGTAGGAGAAAGTTGATCTAAAAAGCCATTTACAGACGCCCTACATACCACCTTGCATCTATATTGTCATGTAGTTTGGCTTTGGGGAGTAAATAATATATTGTCTAGTAATTAATGCAGCTATGAGATATATTGCTGGTGATATATGACAAAAATTTCCGTGTTGTTGGAATGATCAGCTGGTGTTGCATCATGGGCCAGGGAACATTACCACCGCTGGCACCTCTGGGCCCAGGGTGGCGGAGGCATGACGACCACTCGGGAAGCATTGATTTTCCTCATTGTGACGTCATGCTTGGCTCATCATTGCTATACAGTATAAATATGGCAAATCCGACCATTATCTAGTCGAACAGTTAAATAGGGATATGGATATTGTAACTACATAAATTTTCACATAGCCGAAAGTTTGGATAAAGTGTATAGGCCTATATAGTGGCATGATATTCCTATAATCAtgctcactttcttttccttcagacGATGACACTTACGTTATGGCTAAAATAAAAATTCCAAAGGTAATTATTCGTGGAACCCTTAATAAATTACTGGTTTTAATAAGAACAGTACGATATGGCAGTTCTCCAGTAGGCCTACAAATCTCTCTGATGTGTCTCTATAAGTGTATTTATACGTGAAACTCGGTAGTAACTAGTAACTCAAGTGTATGACCATTAACTAAACGGTGGAAGTTACGTAATTAgactctttattcctttattacATTGACAGGGCAGTGGAAGCGAGGACCAATGAGGGCGGAGGACGTGTGTTATGGTGACGTCATCGCTGCCGCCAcgggggaggaaagaaataaaatatgaaaactaTATATTGCGACAGTCTATGATAGTGAGGAAAGGGGGAATATACCACCATTGAGAACTAGAGTGTGTGAGGAAATAGAGGATAggcccaagaggaggaggacctaagaagcgatacaagaaGTTAAGTCGAAGTCGAAGCCGAagtcagaagaggaagaggaggacgtaaACACCTGACCGCCCGGCGCTGCCCTTTACATCACTGAGGAGCCCATTGCAGGCAGTCAGGAGGGTTTATTCCACGGCCAGGGCGACCAGAGGGTGTCAGggagccgcacacacacacaggatgagaCTGCAGGGAATACTGTGTCTGTGCTCCTTGCTGGCGTGTGTCAAAGGTAGGGTCAGGTCATTGGTCACGCCGGATACCCTTCAGTTTTGACTTTTATTAGTATTTGGTGAAGCATACACACATTTACTATACATTCCATACTTAACTTAAACATCTGGCATTACAATACTTAATTAATTTTGTAACCctgtgtacattccatacttaaccTTCTGGCATTACAAAACTTACAATCCTTATCTACTATTGTGACCTAGTGTACATTCCTTAGTTAACTTAACCTTCTGGCATACGCACATTTACGATTTACAAGTATAACACGTGGAGGTATAGGGGAATATTCACGAAAGTGTTGCCcactaattttgagatgctgactgcttactTCTGGACAATATATGATTCTGTGGTTAATCTagcggtattattctagtgtttgcccatactcacccctcgcaaccaaaattggctagggggccgtTGAGaccggggaatgcggtggtaaatatgaaatgcgtcgcaaatgcatagggTTTTAGTTACTGGTCATACCAATTTACTGCGTAAACGGCTTGATTACGTGGGGGTGCCTTGAAAATTTCTAAGTCCAATGTTGTTTGACATGaggacttcctggccagactgagcctcatagctgCCTCACACTAGTGACACTATACCacagaaactagttcctaagtcagtaatatcaaGAACGCacatggatcattacgattttGGACATAAAACGGTCCTACGTTATTTTCTACTGtatattaaagcaaataatggagcaagtatttgtattttataattttaaacgATTACATTCACGATGTATTACTTCGCGAGATGTTTGCACAGCCAGTGCCACGTAGGCAAGCTACTCAGTttaagtaaaatggaggccagggtgataCATAGCAATAGGTCACTCCCAGGTCAgttgacagctgtcacaaatctgttatTTTTGTACCCCAAAGTACTCGGTAAcaatgatctagcatcaacttacaagaagtggatgggttaaccgtcagtattgtaccatatgtaattataaAACATGACATTTACCGAATTACTCGACTACTGATTGGGGCGGCGGCGGGTGGGTGGGGAATCTACTACACTGACCATCCAATTACATGCCCAACACTCGTCAACATACCCGTCTCCGGCGGCTGCTAGGTTATATTGGAAttgattacaagagtatacgttagggactttccttactttagagacttgggaattttccctatttttggGATTTTTGTTGGGACATTTTGAAagtccatttttcagtgatttggccttccaccaccaaaaccactgttccctacagggattaatcaagcgcatcatacatgtgagtGGGCTTGAGGGGACGAAGCCCCCCAGTTAGCCGCCAGGTCGCAAAGTTCAGTTCGAGTACTTTAAGAGGgagggtccagggggggcgcagcccccctaggttagcaggggggtcgagggtaggttatgtaaagttcagtgagagtaatttaaatatgctcaccCACCCTAAAGAACCATTTCaagtgcatcatacatgtgggggttagcgacggtacgcttggttagcgacgtaacgcttggttagcgatggtacgcttggttagcgatggtacacttggttaacgacggtacgcttggttagcgattagcccacgcatgtgagaccaggtccaccacgcgtggttattttttttttagaacatgcagcccaacggctgccgtgctgagggccgggtatagcccgggcctgttcagcccgagcCCCGGATGAGCTTGAGTCATGGCTCGgagctgttttggggtggttagcgatgctacgtttggttagcgacggtacgcttggttagtgatGCTACGCTGGGttgcgattagcccacgcatgtgagagtatacgttagggatttTCCTTAATTTCGAGAacagggaattttccctaatttATGGATTTTTCTAGCGttattttggaagcccatttttcagtgattttgccttccccccaacaaccccggttccccacaggtctccaggcttgtgttggggggtaggggggctgggatggtggagggggagaagtagttgttcccTAGTTTTACCGGGTGTGGGagcgtatttaaactactccaactgaactttacataacctcctaagcagggggggctgtgccccccctggaTACCTCCCCCATTTATATGcaacttatttctgtgaggaggtatttctcgcaacaccggctggaccgCCGCCAGACGAGGCAACGCTTTCATGAATATTATccgaggtatatatatatatatatatatatatatatatatatatatatatatatatatatatatatatatatatatgtataggcaCTTTCAATGTGGTCCACATGGGTTTTATTTGTGTGAGGGCGTCGCTGGACTCACAAGGTTGACTGGGTTTCTTGTTTCAGGACGAGGGGTGCAGCATGTGACCTGTGGCTCTGTGGTGAAGCTGTACAACTCTTACTATAAGGTGGGTCTGGGTGTGCTGGCAGCATGTGGGAGAACGGCCTGTGTTGGGGTTGATGGTGGATGGGCAGTGATTATTGCATTTATAGCTGTCCTTGATTTTCAGCAGTAATTAAACCCAATCAGATAAAACCTAATCCAACCTGTTATTTAGTTACTGTCCTAATCTCAATGTTGGCTGGAGTTACAATTGGTTTTATTAACATGCCCATCTCTCATTACCCATTATACAAAATACCTCTTTGTTGTCATGTATATCTTCAACTAACCTTCATATATATACCTCTTAAAAATAATATTTTATAAGGGTGAAAATTGTTATAAATCTACACTAAGATGGACAGTTGTAATCATTAATTTCATCACAAGCTGTTTCTCTTAGTTTCTTGAATCCATGTCCCATCTTAGAGCATTTGTGAGTCTAATGGTGAATGTTACCCATGTGTCTGGCAGGTGCGTCTCCACTCCCACGATGTCAAGTATGGGTCAGGGTCAGGTCAGCAGAGTGTCACTGGCACACCACAGCAGGAAGACCACAACTCCAACTGGCTCCTCAAGGGAACAGCCAAAAAATCTTGCAAACGAGGGTAAGATATCCTCTTGTTTTGATTTGGTCAACAATATCATAATGACTTTTCATAGACTTCATCATTATGGATGTGTAATGCATGTATTTTCAGTCAAGTTCATCTTATTGAATAAACTACTTATCATGGACAGTTTGCAGTGTATATCAACTGATATGTTTTCCATGAACAAGCTTTGAGGTATTATCCTTTTGATTATTATTTCATGCTTTGTCTTACTTGTATATAGCAAGTAGAGTGcagcagccttttttttttttttttttttttttttcccagaaaTACCATTTTCCAACACACTTTCCTTCCATTGCTAATTCTCATGCTTCCCCTCACATACTGAAGCAGCATTGAATTATAATTTTTGACTGAACTCATTAGCTTCATTGCAGTTTATGCCTTATCATATTCGTAGGGAGCCCGTGCAATGTGGCCAGACACTGCGATTGGAGCACTTAGCCACCAAGAGGAACCTTCACTCCCACCAGTTCTCGTCCCCGCTCTCTGACAAGCAGGAAATCTCAGCATttggggaggagggtgaaggagactcTGGAGACGACTGGATGGTGATCTGCGATGGGGAGGCGTGGGACCGCAACCAAGATGTTATGCTGAGACATGTTGACACAGACATGTAAGTTGACTTTTGACAGATTCATCTATTTGGAGGTGGGCCATACTTTACTCATGTGGGAGGTCATTCAGAACAAAGGTTAATCCCATGCCCAGGTACGGTACAGTTTTCAGAGTGCTATGATTTATGGATATGGACGTACAGCCAATCACTAGGAATATATTATTTCAGGTACATTTTCAGAGCCTGGTAGTAATCTGTGACCTCCTTCCCTCTACAGGTACCTGGGGGTGACTGGGCAGCAGTACGGCCGCCCCATCCACGGCCAGAACGAGGTGGTAGGTTTGAACCGGCCGGGTGTGCAGGCCAAGTGGCTGACCATGGAGGGTGTGTTCATTAATCCTTCAGACCCCAGCGAGGATAACAGGATATTCCATGACCCTTCTGAGTTCTGATGCCGTTTGCCATGTAGCTcaaagtgtgcgtgtgtgagtacCGATTCTTGACTTTTTTACAGACAATAATTTATTTGAAAGACGTGGATCTTTTGGAAAAGTATTACGTACATTTGGTGAATAAATGTGAAAATAGTGTAGAATTGACTTATTTATGAATGCAAGATCTTTTCTATTTAGCATCAAAGATGCTCGTTCCAAGCCACTTGATGGTGGCGTGACAGACACCACAAGCAACTGATAGTATGGCAGCACCTGGTCGCCACAGTTTTGTACTTAGGAAGCAGCACATATTATTTATGGACGAGTATGTTTCCTGTAAAGACTATGACCTGTCCCTCATGCAGAAGGGTGTTATGTCATCCATTcatgtgtgctgtgtgtgtacaGTAGGTCCACCATCACAACAATGGGGTGCCTGctggaggggtgggagggagctGTGAAGGAGCAACTCAGGAGGAcatgaaagaacaagaaaaatgtcaagagtttcttttttccttgacaGAAGGTTGAGTAAAGGTTTTGTCAGGTACAGTCATACTATTAAGTAAAAGTTTGTGAAAACCTCTACCCTTCACTCCTAAGATTTGTACACAAATGGACAAAAATAAACTACATGGTAGTATTTTGTGTTATATAttgaacaaaaaaatatttatttgcCACTAACTcagtataaaaatacattttTTGTTAGGTATTGGCAAAAGTTAAATTAACTTTAGACATGAGGCCCTATACTGATTTCAGAATAAATACAATTACACTATTATTACTTTGTGCATTACCATTCATATTAGTTACTGTGATGTCAATATAAAAAATTTCCCTCAGAGGACACTTCAGTAAGGCATTTTTTCCCAAAATGGAAGGCAAAAGGGGACCCTAAACAAGAGAACTCTGACGGTAAAGTTGCCACATCACATCACTGGCCAGACGCAGCACAGGGGCGGCACACACACGCTCTGCACACTGGTTCCGTGAGGCCGCgccacacacaccaaaatattAAGGAATCTTTCTTATTAGTTTCTAAAAATATAACTTCACTATACAGTTATTTAGCTTTGTTGGTAAAGGGTAGGAAGTTATAATCAAAACATTATAATGCATCTGTTaaaccaaactaaataaacatCACTGGGAGGGAGTAATGGAAGTtttcagaaaagaaagaaaaaaatcatttaaacaGCAGCTTCTTACTCAGAAGCTTTGTATTATAAAAAGTAAATGAGGTAACTCACTTTTTCCTTTCACACACTTTTTATCACTCCACTGCACACTTTCTCAGTCCATCCAATTAGGGAGACAAACCAACATGAAGTATAATATCACATGTCTGTATGGCAATATATCTGCACCTGAAGGCACTCCTGAAGCCGCTTCCTAAAAAGATGGTGACTTATCTCcttcacacacatatacacatacacacactccttacacacacatattGTTAAATATTTTATAATACAAAGTTCTAATGTGGATGTGTTATCCCTGAATGGAAAAATATAGAAGTGGAATCATTCCAGCAAGTCTCACTTGCTCCCCTCCCCAGCATCTTTACTCTGGCTCTGTTCTGCCTCCTTGCCCTCACTACTGTCCTTCTTGGCCGGGtcatcctcgtccttgtccttgtccttcttGTTTTTGATGAGTTCCATGAGAGAGTCGATGCGGGTGGGCTGGGCGATCTGCAGCACCATGTGGGCCTCCTCCAGGATCAGCAGGCCATTGCGGGCGTCCCCCACTGCCAGGTTGTGTCGCCTGGTGACATGCTCCTGTGGACACACCCAGCAACTCAGTACTCATGTTCATGGACACAAGCCTATGCA contains the following coding sequences:
- the LOC126989823 gene encoding stromal cell-derived factor 2-like isoform X2, which produces MRLQGILCLCSLLACVKGRGVQHVTCGSVVKLYNSYYKVRLHSHDVKYGSGSGQQSVTGTPQQEDHNSNWLLKGTAKKSCKRGEPVQCGQTLRLEHLATKRNLHSHQFSSPLSDKQEISAFGEEGEGDSGDDWMVICDGEAWDRNQDVMLRHVDTDMYLGVTGQQYGRPIHGQNEVVGLNRPGVQAKWLTMEGVFINPSDPSEDNRIFHDPSEF
- the LOC126989823 gene encoding stromal cell-derived factor 2-like isoform X1, which gives rise to MSACLACLMHAPGKPVVLSPALNSLQLTFSTRRGVQHVTCGSVVKLYNSYYKVRLHSHDVKYGSGSGQQSVTGTPQQEDHNSNWLLKGTAKKSCKRGEPVQCGQTLRLEHLATKRNLHSHQFSSPLSDKQEISAFGEEGEGDSGDDWMVICDGEAWDRNQDVMLRHVDTDMYLGVTGQQYGRPIHGQNEVVGLNRPGVQAKWLTMEGVFINPSDPSEDNRIFHDPSEF